The Benincasa hispida cultivar B227 chromosome 11, ASM972705v1, whole genome shotgun sequence genome has a segment encoding these proteins:
- the LOC120090611 gene encoding uncharacterized protein LOC120090611 yields the protein MPSYVKFLKDILANKRKIGENETVALTYECSVLFQNNIPTKMKDPGSFTLPCSIRGKEVGNALCDLGASINLMPLSIFKKLNINNARPTTITSQLSDRSIMHPEGKIEDVLGQVDKFIFPADFIILDYEADIEVPIILGRPFLVTGRALIDVIKGELTIRVDDQQVKFNVLNALKYPSDMENCQYVGELQEEHWHEPLEESEEEDFGIGGMWEENCAAIPIEYDFETIKLSERTTQRTKPSLEEPPMLEMKPFPVHLKYVYLQGNNTLPVLISASLSKEKEEALI from the coding sequence ATGCCGAGCTAtgtgaaattcctcaaggaCATACTTGCCAACAAGAGGAAGATTGGGGAGAATGAAACGGTCGCATTAACTTATGAGTGTAGTGTGCTTTTTCAAAACAACATCCCCACTAAAATGAAAGATCCCGGGAGTTTCACATTGCCATGCTCGATAAGGGGAAAAGAAGTCGGAAATGCACTGTGTGATTTGGGGGCAAGTATAAACCTAATGCCCTTGTCAATCTTCAAAAAGCTAAATATCAACAATGCAAGACCCACCACGATTACGTCGCAGTTGTCCGATAGATCAATAATGCATCCTGAGGGcaaaatagaggatgtacttGGGCAAGTAGATAAGTTCATCTTCCCTGCTGACTTTATCATATTAGATTATGAAGCTGATATTGAGGTGCCTATCATCTTAGGTCGCCCATTTCTTGTAACAgggcgagcactgatcgatgtAATAAAAGGAGAACTTACCATCAGGGTCGACGATCAGCAAGTTAAGTTCAACGTTctcaatgcgttgaaatacCCGAGTGATATGGAAAATTGTCAATATGTTGGGGAATTGCAGGAAGAACATTGGCATGAGCCCCTAGAAGAATCGGAAGAAGAAGACTTTGGGATCGGCGGAATGTGGGAGGAAAATTGCGCCGCAATTCCAATTGAGTATGATTTTGAAACaatcaagttatctgaacgaacaACGCAGCGTACTAAGCCATCTTTAGAAGAACCACCCATGTTAGAGATGAAGCCGTTTCCAGTGCACCTCAAATATGTTTATCTACAAGGCAATAACACTTTACCGGTTCTTATATCTGCCTCGCTGAGCAAAGAGAAAGAGGAAGCACTTATCTAG